In Equus asinus isolate D_3611 breed Donkey chromosome 13, EquAss-T2T_v2, whole genome shotgun sequence, one DNA window encodes the following:
- the SRSF1 gene encoding serine/arginine-rich splicing factor 1 isoform X1: MSGGGVIRGPAGNNDCRIYVGNLPPDIRTKDIEDVFYKYGAIRDIDLKNRRGGPPFAFVEFEDPRDAEDAVYGRDGYDYDGYRLRVEFPRSGRGTGRGGGGGGGGGAPRGRYGPPSRRSENRVVVSGLPPSGSWQDLKDHMREAGDVCYADVYRDGTGVVEFVRKEDMTYAVRKLDNTKFRSHEGETAYIRVKVDGPRSPNYGRSRSRSRSRSRSRSRSNSRSRSYSPRRSRGSPRYSPRHSRSRSRT, encoded by the exons ATGTCGGGAGGTGGTGTGATTCGTGGCCCGGCAGGGAACAACGATTGTCGCATCTACGTGGGTAACTTACCTCCAGACATCCGAACCAAGGACATTGAGGACGTGTTCTACAAATACGGTGCTATTCGCGACATCGATCTCAAGAATCGCCGCGGAGGACCGCCCTTTGCCTTCGTTGAGTTCGAAGACCCGCG AGACGCGGAAGACGCGGTGTACGGTCGCGACGGCTATGATTACGATGGATACCGTTTGCGGGTGGAGTTTCCTCGAAGCGGCCGTGGTACcggccgaggcggcggcgggggTGGAGGTGGCGGGGCTCCCCGAGGCCGCTATGGCCCGCCATCCAGGCGTTCTGAAAACAGAGTGGTTGTCTCTG GACTGCCTCCAAGTGGAAGCTGGCAGGACTTGAAGGATCACATGCGTGAAGCAGGTGATGTATGTTATGCTGATGTTTACCGAGATGGCACTGGTGTCGTGGAGTTTGTACGGAAAGAAGATATGACCTATGCAGTTCGAAAACTGGATAACACTAAGTTTAGATCTCATGAG GGAGAAACTGCCTACATCCGGGTTAAAGTTGATGGGCCCAGAAGTCCAAATTATGGAAGATCTCGATCTCGAAGCCGTAGTCGTAGCAGAAGCCGTAGCAGAAGCAACAGCAGGAGTCGCAGTTACTCCCCAAGGAGAAGCAGAGGATCACCACGCTATTCTCCCCGTCATAGCAGATCTCGCTCTCGTACATAA
- the SRSF1 gene encoding serine/arginine-rich splicing factor 1 isoform X2, translated as MSGGGVIRGPAGNNDCRIYVGNLPPDIRTKDIEDVFYKYGAIRDIDLKNRRGGPPFAFVEFEDPRDAEDAVYGRDGYDYDGYRLRVEFPRSGRGTGRGGGGGGGGGAPRGRYGPPSRRSENRVVVSGLPPSGSWQDLKDHMREAGDVCYADVYRDGTGVVEFVRKEDMTYAVRKLDNTKFRSHETYLKRWIKNALD; from the exons ATGTCGGGAGGTGGTGTGATTCGTGGCCCGGCAGGGAACAACGATTGTCGCATCTACGTGGGTAACTTACCTCCAGACATCCGAACCAAGGACATTGAGGACGTGTTCTACAAATACGGTGCTATTCGCGACATCGATCTCAAGAATCGCCGCGGAGGACCGCCCTTTGCCTTCGTTGAGTTCGAAGACCCGCG AGACGCGGAAGACGCGGTGTACGGTCGCGACGGCTATGATTACGATGGATACCGTTTGCGGGTGGAGTTTCCTCGAAGCGGCCGTGGTACcggccgaggcggcggcgggggTGGAGGTGGCGGGGCTCCCCGAGGCCGCTATGGCCCGCCATCCAGGCGTTCTGAAAACAGAGTGGTTGTCTCTG GACTGCCTCCAAGTGGAAGCTGGCAGGACTTGAAGGATCACATGCGTGAAGCAGGTGATGTATGTTATGCTGATGTTTACCGAGATGGCACTGGTGTCGTGGAGTTTGTACGGAAAGAAGATATGACCTATGCAGTTCGAAAACTGGATAACACTAAGTTTAGATCTCATGAG ACATATCTGAAGAGATGGATTAAGAATGCTTTGGATTAA